One window of Cupriavidus oxalaticus genomic DNA carries:
- a CDS encoding efflux transporter outer membrane subunit: protein MSARRRWLACAAACLCACTTVGPDYHVPGQAAFKAPQANGALQGGNAHGVDIGPVPDDWWRLYDDARLDQLVRQALAANTDIRAASANLRRAVALLHEVESENLPQGGVDASVARAQLSAQSFLQTVKPPVFNLGDFGFGVSYMVDFFGKLARADEAALASAEASEATLDLVRVSVAAQTVRAYVQGCAATHELAVATQQLAVQEQTLDATRRLVAAGRAQPPHVARERARTEALRAALPAFAAERAAAHHRLALLLGKAPSALAPDEVECHAEPELHAPLPVGDGAALLRRRPDIRQAERELAAATARIGVATADLYPSIRIGASAGLTGVLSDLGSGPTARWSLGPLLSWSLPTNGVRHRIHGHEAAADAALARFDGTVLRALQETETALSAYIRALERREALHAAREQAGEAARQQVRLQQAGRIPFLDRLDAELALADAEAALAAAEAQVSYRQVDLFLALGGGWQAGRKASPGPSEGASHNDEKSD from the coding sequence ATGAGCGCGCGCCGTCGCTGGCTAGCGTGCGCGGCCGCGTGCCTGTGCGCCTGCACCACCGTGGGCCCCGACTACCACGTGCCCGGGCAGGCCGCGTTCAAGGCGCCGCAGGCCAACGGCGCGCTGCAAGGCGGCAATGCGCATGGCGTCGACATCGGCCCGGTCCCGGACGACTGGTGGCGCCTCTATGACGACGCGCGGCTCGACCAGCTGGTGCGGCAGGCGCTGGCGGCCAACACCGACATCCGCGCCGCCTCGGCCAACCTGCGGCGCGCGGTGGCGCTGCTGCATGAAGTCGAGTCCGAGAACCTGCCGCAAGGCGGCGTCGACGCCAGCGTGGCGCGCGCGCAGCTGTCGGCCCAGAGCTTCCTGCAGACGGTCAAGCCGCCGGTGTTCAACCTGGGCGATTTCGGCTTCGGCGTGTCTTACATGGTCGATTTCTTCGGCAAGCTGGCGCGTGCCGACGAGGCCGCGCTCGCCAGCGCCGAAGCCAGCGAAGCCACCCTCGACCTGGTGCGCGTCAGCGTTGCCGCGCAGACCGTGCGCGCCTACGTGCAGGGTTGCGCCGCCACTCATGAACTGGCCGTGGCCACGCAGCAGCTTGCGGTGCAGGAGCAAACACTGGACGCTACCCGCCGGCTGGTCGCCGCCGGCCGCGCGCAGCCGCCCCACGTGGCACGCGAACGCGCCCGCACCGAAGCGCTGCGCGCCGCCTTGCCGGCCTTCGCGGCGGAGCGCGCCGCCGCACATCACCGCCTGGCGCTGCTGCTGGGCAAGGCGCCGTCGGCGCTGGCGCCGGACGAGGTCGAGTGCCATGCCGAGCCGGAACTGCACGCGCCGCTGCCAGTAGGCGACGGTGCCGCGCTGCTGCGGCGCCGTCCCGATATCCGCCAGGCCGAGCGCGAACTGGCCGCGGCGACCGCGCGCATCGGCGTCGCCACCGCGGACCTGTATCCGTCGATCCGCATCGGCGCCAGCGCCGGCCTGACCGGCGTGCTCAGCGACCTCGGCAGCGGCCCGACGGCGCGCTGGAGCCTGGGTCCGCTGCTGAGCTGGTCGCTGCCGACCAACGGCGTGCGCCACCGCATCCACGGCCATGAGGCGGCCGCCGACGCCGCGCTGGCCCGCTTCGACGGCACAGTGCTGCGCGCGCTGCAGGAAACGGAGACGGCGCTGTCCGCCTATATCCGCGCGCTGGAGCGGCGCGAGGCGCTGCATGCCGCGCGCGAGCAGGCCGGCGAAGCCGCGCGCCAGCAGGTGCGGCTGCAGCAGGCCGGGCGCATCCCCTTCCTCGACCGCCTCGACGCCGAGCTGGCGCTGGCCGATGCCGAGGCCGCGCTGGCCGCGGCCGAAGCACAGGTGTCATACCGCCAGGTGGACCTGTTCCTCGCGTTGGGCGGCGGCTGGCAGGCCGGCCGCAAAGCCTCGCCAGGACCGTCGGAAGGCGCTTCGCATAACGATGAAAAAAGCGACTGA
- a CDS encoding FUSC family protein, which yields MASWPNARQWLFSLKAFAAAMLALYIALALGLPRPYWAMATVYFVSHPLTGATRSKAAYRVAGTVLGATAAVATVPQLVNMPIVLMGAIALWITVLVYLSLLQRSPRSYVFLLAAYTLPIVALPAVSQPAGIFDIAVARIEEIVIGIVCAGLVGSIVFPAKVARALRARAQSWLADASGWAAAILRGSPRADDGRHRLASDILALDLLITQLAYDTEGSRTLRHARALRQRMTMLMPLLSSLESVLQALRGLPGGLPAPLRQALDATAAWLDSGAAQPAPTLHDWRLDAGDGGWPAQLATTAAGQLQRLCPLYAECLALQRGIGERGPEAPAATSCPAPEAPDGAGHHHDHGMLLFGAASSGLAVFCAGLLWIFSGWEDGAGAVAVASIACCFFAAIDEPRRMAAPFLRWSLVCLLVASGYLFVVVPHAHTFEVLAAMLALPYLGIGLLVARPGFQLIAMLLSVNTASFANVQAVFDADFLGTFNACLASAASMLFAPLWAMAVRPFGARAAAHRLVRASWQDLARAATLRAADGDAGLGARMLDRLGQLVPRLGVAGDPLSADGFHALQVGYCALALHKALPNLPLAARKPVRRVLAAVARHYRSRLRSGHAVAAPAALQRWVADAIAALPRQDSGALGALVVLQVTLQPACPPARAA from the coding sequence ATGGCTAGCTGGCCGAATGCACGACAGTGGCTGTTCTCGCTGAAGGCATTCGCCGCCGCGATGCTGGCGCTCTATATCGCGCTGGCGCTGGGCCTGCCGCGCCCGTACTGGGCCATGGCCACGGTGTATTTCGTCTCGCACCCGCTGACCGGCGCGACCCGCTCGAAGGCTGCCTATCGCGTCGCCGGCACGGTGCTCGGCGCGACCGCCGCGGTCGCGACCGTGCCGCAGCTGGTCAACATGCCGATCGTGCTGATGGGTGCGATCGCACTGTGGATCACCGTGCTGGTGTACCTGTCGCTGCTGCAGCGCTCGCCGCGCAGCTATGTGTTCCTGCTGGCGGCGTACACGCTGCCGATCGTGGCGCTGCCGGCTGTCAGCCAGCCGGCCGGGATCTTCGATATTGCCGTGGCGCGCATCGAGGAGATCGTGATCGGCATCGTCTGCGCCGGGCTGGTCGGGTCGATCGTGTTCCCGGCCAAGGTGGCGCGGGCGCTGCGCGCGCGTGCGCAGAGCTGGCTTGCCGACGCCAGCGGCTGGGCCGCGGCGATCCTGCGCGGCAGTCCGCGCGCCGACGATGGCCGCCATCGGCTTGCGAGCGACATCCTGGCGCTGGACCTGCTGATCACCCAGCTCGCCTATGACACCGAAGGCAGCCGCACGCTGCGCCATGCGCGCGCGCTGCGCCAGCGCATGACCATGCTGATGCCGTTGCTGTCGTCGCTGGAAAGCGTGCTGCAGGCGTTGCGCGGCCTGCCCGGCGGCCTGCCGGCGCCGCTGCGGCAGGCACTGGATGCGACCGCCGCGTGGCTGGACAGCGGTGCCGCGCAGCCGGCTCCGACACTGCACGACTGGCGCCTGGACGCAGGGGACGGCGGCTGGCCCGCGCAACTCGCCACGACCGCCGCCGGCCAGCTGCAACGCCTGTGCCCGCTGTACGCGGAATGCCTGGCGCTGCAACGCGGCATTGGAGAACGCGGCCCCGAGGCGCCGGCCGCCACCAGCTGTCCGGCACCTGAGGCACCCGACGGCGCCGGCCATCACCATGACCACGGCATGCTGCTGTTCGGCGCCGCGTCCAGCGGGCTGGCGGTGTTCTGTGCCGGATTGCTGTGGATTTTCTCGGGCTGGGAAGACGGCGCCGGCGCGGTGGCGGTGGCGTCGATCGCGTGCTGCTTCTTTGCCGCCATCGACGAACCGCGCCGCATGGCTGCACCCTTCCTGCGCTGGAGCCTGGTGTGCCTGCTGGTGGCCTCGGGCTACCTCTTCGTGGTGGTCCCGCACGCGCATACCTTCGAGGTGCTGGCGGCGATGCTGGCGCTGCCCTACCTCGGCATCGGCCTGCTGGTGGCGCGGCCGGGCTTCCAGCTGATCGCGATGCTGCTGTCGGTCAACACCGCCTCGTTCGCCAATGTGCAGGCAGTCTTCGACGCGGATTTCCTCGGCACCTTCAATGCCTGCCTGGCGAGTGCCGCCTCGATGCTGTTCGCACCGCTGTGGGCGATGGCGGTGCGCCCGTTCGGCGCGCGCGCGGCAGCGCACCGGCTGGTGCGCGCGAGCTGGCAGGACCTGGCGCGGGCGGCCACGCTGCGCGCGGCTGATGGCGACGCAGGGCTCGGCGCACGCATGCTCGACCGGCTCGGCCAGCTGGTGCCGCGCCTGGGGGTCGCTGGCGACCCGCTCTCTGCCGACGGCTTCCATGCGCTGCAGGTCGGCTATTGCGCGCTGGCGCTGCACAAGGCGCTGCCGAACCTCCCGCTTGCGGCACGCAAGCCGGTGCGCCGGGTGCTGGCGGCAGTCGCGCGGCATTACCGGTCACGGCTGCGCAGCGGCCATGCCGTGGCGGCGCCGGCGGCGCTGCAGCGCTGGGTCGCCGATGCCATCGCCGCGCTGCCACGCCAGGACAGCGGTGCGCTGGGCGCGCTGGTGGTGCTGCAGGTAACGCTGCAGCCCGCGTGCCCGCCGGCGCGCGCAGCCTGA
- a CDS encoding HD-GYP domain-containing protein, translating to MSALSTDRRPTVLVVDDVPENIAAMVALLQDPYRVKVATRAATALQLAREAPPDLILMDVSMPGMDGYEACRQLKADARTACVPVIFLTARAEAHDEALGFEVGAVDYIMKPVSAPVARARIASQLALKQAHDFLRDRSAWLEAEVQRRTREIEQIEDATIIALAALAETRDNETGNHIRRTQHYVRALARKLQHEPHFAGRLDDKAIDLMFKSAPLHDIGKVGIPDRILLKPGKLTAEEFEVMKTHTTLGRDAIADAEAQCGTTSSFLRYAREIAHHHHEKWDGSGYPDGLAGEAIPLSARLMAVADVYDALISRRVYKPAFAHDDAVRIIGEGRGRHFDPRVIDAFLAITGEFHAIALEYADPSGAEPVPAPAQG from the coding sequence ATGAGCGCCCTAAGCACCGACCGGCGGCCGACAGTCCTGGTCGTCGACGACGTTCCCGAAAACATTGCGGCCATGGTCGCGCTGCTGCAGGACCCATACCGCGTCAAGGTGGCGACCCGGGCGGCCACCGCGCTGCAACTGGCGCGCGAAGCGCCACCCGACCTGATCCTGATGGATGTGTCGATGCCTGGCATGGACGGCTACGAGGCATGCCGCCAGCTCAAGGCCGATGCGCGCACCGCGTGCGTGCCGGTGATCTTCCTGACCGCACGGGCCGAGGCCCATGACGAGGCGCTCGGCTTCGAGGTCGGCGCGGTCGACTACATCATGAAGCCGGTCAGCGCGCCGGTGGCGCGCGCGCGCATTGCCAGCCAGCTGGCGCTCAAGCAGGCGCACGATTTCCTGCGCGACCGCTCGGCCTGGCTCGAGGCCGAGGTGCAGCGCCGCACGCGCGAGATCGAGCAGATCGAGGACGCCACCATCATCGCGCTGGCGGCGCTGGCCGAGACCCGCGATAACGAGACCGGCAACCATATCCGCCGCACCCAGCACTATGTGCGCGCACTGGCGCGCAAGCTGCAGCACGAGCCGCATTTCGCCGGCAGGCTCGACGACAAGGCCATCGACCTGATGTTCAAGTCCGCGCCGCTGCACGATATCGGCAAGGTCGGCATCCCCGACCGCATCCTGCTCAAGCCCGGCAAGCTCACCGCGGAAGAATTCGAGGTCATGAAGACCCATACCACGCTGGGCCGCGATGCCATTGCCGATGCCGAGGCGCAGTGCGGCACCACCAGCTCCTTCCTGCGCTACGCGCGCGAGATCGCGCATCACCACCACGAGAAATGGGACGGCAGCGGCTATCCCGACGGCCTGGCCGGCGAAGCGATCCCGCTGTCGGCGCGGCTGATGGCGGTAGCCGATGTCTATGACGCGCTGATCTCGCGCCGCGTCTACAAGCCCGCGTTTGCGCACGATGACGCGGTGCGCATCATCGGCGAGGGCCGCGGCCGCCATTTCGACCCGCGCGTGATCGACGCCTTCCTGGCGATCACCGGCGAATTCCATGCGATCGCGCTGGAATATGCCGATCCGTCCGGCGCCGAGCCGGTGCCGGCCCCCGCGCAGGGCTGA
- a CDS encoding efflux RND transporter periplasmic adaptor subunit: protein MKLRLRPLLPLLPTLLAVLAAVLVLRHLWDYYTAAPWTRDGHVRADIVQVAPDVSGLVTRVLVRDNQYVRRGEVLFEIDRDRYALALQQSLATAATLRATLAQARREATRNRALDGLVAGEVAEQGRARVEQGEAALAQAEATVRLARLNLERTSVRSPVAGYLNDRLPRLGDYVSTGRPVLSMVDAASFHVEGYFEETRLHRIHIGSPVDVHIMGEPRHLRGHVQSIAAGIEDRNRSAGSNLLPNVNPTFNWVRLAQRVPVRIVLEDVPADVRLVSGRTATVSVREPRRQAAARS from the coding sequence ATGAAACTCCGACTCCGCCCCCTGCTTCCCTTGCTGCCGACGCTGCTGGCCGTGCTGGCCGCCGTGCTGGTGCTGCGCCACCTGTGGGACTACTACACGGCCGCCCCGTGGACCCGCGACGGCCATGTGCGCGCCGATATCGTCCAGGTCGCGCCCGACGTTTCCGGGCTGGTCACGCGCGTGCTGGTGCGCGACAACCAGTACGTGCGGCGCGGCGAGGTGCTGTTCGAGATCGACCGCGACCGCTACGCGCTGGCGCTGCAGCAGTCGCTGGCCACCGCCGCCACGCTGCGCGCGACGCTGGCCCAGGCGCGGCGCGAAGCCACGCGCAACCGGGCGCTCGACGGGCTGGTGGCGGGCGAAGTCGCCGAACAGGGCCGCGCCCGCGTGGAGCAAGGCGAGGCCGCGCTGGCGCAGGCCGAGGCCACGGTGCGGCTGGCGCGGCTGAACCTGGAGCGCACCAGCGTGCGCAGCCCGGTGGCCGGCTACCTCAACGACCGCCTGCCGCGGCTGGGCGACTACGTCTCCACCGGCCGCCCGGTGCTGTCGATGGTCGACGCAGCGTCGTTCCATGTGGAAGGTTATTTCGAGGAAACCAGGCTGCACCGCATCCATATCGGCAGCCCGGTGGACGTCCATATCATGGGCGAGCCGCGGCACCTGCGCGGGCATGTGCAGAGCATCGCCGCCGGCATCGAGGACCGCAACCGCAGCGCCGGCTCCAACCTGCTGCCCAACGTCAACCCGACCTTCAACTGGGTGCGGCTGGCGCAGCGCGTGCCGGTGCGGATCGTGCTGGAAGACGTTCCGGCCGACGTCAGGCTGGTGTCGGGCCGTACCGCGACGGTGTCGGTGCGCGAACCCCGGCGCCAGGCCGCCGCACGATCATGA
- a CDS encoding response regulator yields the protein MPSLRMALRRRAGVRPFGPLLAYAALLAVAVWLLALGAASVVRENEQASVGARLGATVNTTARLLEVWAGEQRRRAVSIAAMDHTVRLALPLLASHGGATPAQAAEFARWIAPLMRSHGYIGFALVNADDRIVASELADRTGQLLLPESARTAQRARHDGAAVSAPYPGPQPIPNASGRAGVPTFQVVCARLSDLAGQDARRAAGTLCLRIDPHVVMLQIVMAARYGRSGDLYMIDGQGRLVSPARFDEELAAQGLLAPGMASMFHTVARIPAADGNGTYRLPPGAPLTRLAQQVLSHQTLQLAFGYRDYRGRRVAGAGLWVPALASGLIVEQDMEEAFHSYLSTRTVVIGMALAILLLIGLAAWALRRGQLRLAHSEERLRAMLDHSPAIMHLKDRNHAFLALNPATQALIGQPERAALGRTDRELPAMPDGTQERWDIEERVMASGQAEEHIYTMQAAEGARELQVMRFPVRNPATNEVVGVGSVGIDITSQVRAHRELKELSQTLEHKVSERTRELAIANAELAEAKHAAESAAQAKASFLANMSHEIRTPMNAVIGMAHLALGTQLDPRQRDYVGKIERSGQHLLGILNDILDLSKIEAGKLEVEEIDFSLERVLRTVGDLVSERAAAKQLELIVEVAPDVPDALRGDPLRIRQVLINFTTNAVKFTERGEIVVRVVRVAPCAGDGDSNGDGNPPRVRLHFAVRDTGVGIAPAAIGRLFRNFEQADSSTTRRYGGSGLGLAISQRLVHLMGGTLGADSTPGEGSTFWFELSLRPGSQRAPALLVRPELAGRRLLVVDDHGYARQVIAAMLRRFGFRADQAASGEAALAAIQAADAEGDPYHAAFIDWRMPGLDGIETARRLAGLALRGPRPRPLMVTANGSEAVLRAGEQGGFDALLLKPVSPSVLFDATLRVLAAEPGMPPRAEPERAAPGPGWSLPQRRVLLVEDNEINREVAVHLLQQAGITPDTAGNGRAALERLATHAYDLVLMDMQMPVMDGVEATRRIRADARLAALPVVAMTANALPEDRERCLAAGMDDHIAKPISPPVFFATVHRWLTRDGEVPAVAPKWPAWLGALAATGVLDIGDALERAGGQPETYRGLLARLRDRYADAGTQLTKLTHGHTGEAAQLVHELAGVAGNLGAMAVSRAAAALESTLRDGGGDEGGVALQAAALQAAMSDLLAALRLHLPDVTPAPPSTVQPSAGSAARALIRLRRQLREGASEAGSTLAAQRAALDAVVPAGMLAELEGAIGAYDYATALAILDDVLPVTASGQG from the coding sequence ATGCCATCGCTGCGCATGGCACTGCGCCGCCGCGCCGGCGTGCGGCCGTTCGGCCCGCTGCTCGCCTATGCCGCGCTGCTGGCGGTGGCGGTATGGCTGCTCGCGCTCGGTGCAGCGTCGGTGGTGCGCGAGAACGAGCAGGCCAGCGTGGGCGCGCGCCTGGGCGCCACCGTCAACACCACCGCGCGGCTGCTGGAGGTCTGGGCGGGCGAGCAGCGCCGCCGCGCCGTGTCGATCGCCGCAATGGACCACACCGTGCGGCTGGCGCTGCCGCTGCTGGCCAGCCATGGCGGCGCCACCCCGGCGCAGGCTGCCGAATTTGCCCGCTGGATCGCGCCGCTGATGCGTTCGCACGGCTATATCGGCTTTGCGCTGGTGAACGCGGACGACCGCATCGTGGCCTCCGAACTGGCCGACCGCACCGGCCAGCTGCTGTTGCCCGAGTCCGCCCGCACCGCGCAGCGTGCGCGCCACGACGGCGCCGCGGTGTCCGCGCCGTATCCCGGCCCGCAGCCGATCCCCAATGCCAGCGGTCGTGCCGGCGTCCCGACATTCCAGGTGGTATGCGCGCGGCTGTCGGATCTTGCCGGACAGGATGCCAGGCGCGCGGCCGGCACCCTGTGCCTGCGCATCGACCCGCATGTGGTCATGCTGCAGATCGTCATGGCGGCGCGCTATGGCCGCAGCGGCGACCTGTACATGATCGACGGCCAGGGCCGCCTGGTGTCGCCCGCGCGCTTCGATGAAGAACTGGCCGCGCAGGGGCTGCTGGCGCCCGGCATGGCGTCGATGTTCCATACCGTGGCGCGGATTCCCGCGGCTGACGGCAACGGCACCTACCGCCTGCCGCCGGGAGCGCCGCTGACCCGGCTGGCGCAGCAGGTGCTGTCGCACCAGACCCTGCAGCTTGCCTTCGGCTACCGCGACTACCGCGGCCGGCGCGTGGCCGGCGCCGGGCTGTGGGTGCCGGCGCTGGCGAGCGGGCTGATCGTCGAGCAGGACATGGAGGAGGCCTTCCATTCGTACTTGTCGACCCGCACCGTGGTCATCGGCATGGCACTGGCGATCCTCCTGCTGATCGGCCTGGCCGCGTGGGCGCTGCGCCGCGGCCAGCTGCGCCTGGCGCACAGCGAGGAGCGGCTGCGCGCCATGCTCGACCATTCGCCCGCCATCATGCACCTGAAGGACCGCAACCACGCCTTCCTGGCGCTGAACCCGGCCACGCAGGCATTGATCGGACAGCCCGAGCGCGCGGCGCTAGGCCGCACCGACCGCGAATTGCCGGCGATGCCCGATGGCACGCAGGAGCGCTGGGATATCGAAGAGCGGGTGATGGCGAGCGGGCAGGCGGAGGAACACATCTACACGATGCAGGCGGCGGAGGGCGCGCGCGAACTGCAGGTGATGCGCTTCCCGGTGCGCAATCCGGCCACCAACGAAGTGGTCGGCGTGGGTTCGGTCGGCATCGACATCACCAGCCAGGTGCGGGCGCATCGCGAGCTGAAGGAGCTGTCGCAGACGCTGGAGCACAAGGTGTCCGAGCGCACCCGCGAACTCGCCATCGCCAACGCCGAGCTGGCCGAGGCCAAGCACGCCGCGGAATCGGCGGCGCAGGCCAAGGCCAGCTTCCTGGCCAACATGAGCCATGAGATCCGCACGCCGATGAACGCGGTGATCGGCATGGCCCATCTGGCGCTGGGCACGCAGCTCGATCCCAGGCAGCGCGACTATGTCGGGAAGATCGAGCGCTCGGGCCAGCACCTGCTTGGCATCCTCAACGACATCCTCGACCTGTCCAAGATCGAGGCCGGCAAGCTGGAAGTGGAAGAGATCGACTTCTCGCTGGAGCGCGTGCTGCGCACCGTGGGCGACCTCGTGTCGGAGCGGGCCGCGGCAAAGCAGCTCGAGCTGATCGTCGAGGTCGCCCCCGACGTGCCCGACGCGCTGCGCGGCGATCCGCTGCGCATCCGCCAGGTGCTGATCAATTTCACCACCAACGCGGTCAAGTTCACCGAGCGCGGCGAGATCGTGGTGCGCGTGGTGCGCGTGGCGCCCTGTGCCGGCGACGGCGACAGCAATGGCGACGGCAACCCGCCGCGGGTGCGGCTGCATTTCGCGGTGCGCGACACCGGCGTCGGCATCGCGCCCGCGGCGATCGGGCGGTTGTTCCGGAACTTCGAGCAGGCCGACAGCTCGACCACGCGCCGTTACGGCGGCAGCGGCCTGGGCCTGGCGATCAGCCAGCGGCTGGTGCATCTGATGGGGGGCACGCTGGGCGCGGACAGCACGCCTGGCGAGGGCAGCACGTTCTGGTTCGAGCTGTCGCTGCGGCCGGGCAGCCAGCGCGCCCCGGCGCTGCTGGTGCGGCCAGAACTGGCCGGACGCCGCCTGCTGGTGGTCGACGACCACGGCTACGCGCGCCAGGTCATCGCCGCGATGCTGCGCCGCTTCGGCTTCCGCGCCGACCAGGCCGCCTCGGGCGAAGCGGCGCTGGCGGCGATCCAGGCCGCGGATGCCGAGGGCGATCCTTACCACGCCGCCTTTATCGACTGGCGCATGCCCGGCCTGGACGGCATCGAGACCGCGCGCCGGCTGGCCGGACTGGCGCTGCGCGGGCCGCGCCCGCGGCCGCTGATGGTGACGGCCAACGGCAGCGAGGCGGTGTTGCGCGCCGGCGAGCAGGGCGGCTTCGACGCGCTGCTGCTCAAGCCGGTCAGCCCGTCGGTGCTGTTCGATGCCACGCTGCGGGTGCTCGCCGCCGAACCCGGCATGCCGCCGCGGGCCGAGCCGGAGCGCGCGGCGCCCGGCCCGGGCTGGTCGCTGCCGCAGCGGCGCGTGCTGCTGGTCGAGGACAACGAAATCAATCGCGAGGTCGCGGTACACCTGCTGCAGCAGGCCGGCATTACGCCGGACACCGCCGGCAACGGGCGGGCCGCACTCGAGCGGCTGGCCACGCATGCGTATGACCTGGTGCTGATGGACATGCAGATGCCGGTGATGGACGGCGTCGAGGCCACGCGGCGAATTCGCGCCGATGCGCGGCTTGCCGCGCTGCCGGTGGTCGCCATGACTGCCAACGCCTTGCCCGAGGACCGCGAACGCTGCCTGGCGGCCGGCATGGACGACCATATCGCCAAGCCGATCAGCCCGCCGGTGTTCTTTGCCACCGTGCATCGCTGGCTGACCCGCGACGGCGAGGTGCCGGCCGTGGCGCCGAAGTGGCCGGCATGGCTTGGCGCGCTCGCCGCGACGGGTGTGCTGGATATCGGGGATGCGCTCGAGCGCGCCGGCGGGCAGCCGGAGACTTACCGGGGTCTGCTGGCGCGGCTGCGCGACCGATACGCCGATGCCGGCACGCAGCTCACGAAGCTCACGCATGGCCATACCGGCGAAGCCGCGCAGCTTGTGCACGAGCTGGCCGGCGTGGCGGGCAACCTGGGCGCGATGGCAGTGTCGCGCGCCGCCGCGGCGTTGGAAAGCACGCTGCGCGACGGCGGCGGTGATGAGGGCGGCGTCGCGCTGCAGGCTGCCGCGTTGCAAGCGGCGATGTCGGATCTCCTGGCGGCACTGCGCCTGCACCTGCCGGATGTAACGCCTGCGCCGCCATCCACGGTCCAGCCTTCCGCCGGATCCGCTGCGCGGGCGCTGATCCGGCTGCGGCGGCAGCTGCGCGAAGGCGCCAGCGAAGCCGGATCGACCCTCGCCGCGCAGCGCGCCGCACTGGACGCGGTGGTGCCTGCCGGCATGCTGGCCGAACTGGAAGGCGCGATCGGAGCGTACGACTACGCCACTGCGCTCGCGATCCTCGACGACGTGCTGCCCGTCACGGCATCTGGCCAGGGCTGA
- a CDS encoding cupin domain-containing protein → MSLPHLASGQIASVLPLGTRLDQTVTQALFKEGPLEVMRLVLKAGKHVPPHAVDGPMTVQCLEGEVRLRVDGAERGLRQGDLLYVGPCVRYDLTADTDASVLVTMVLPAGR, encoded by the coding sequence ATGTCCCTCCCTCACCTAGCTTCCGGACAGATCGCCAGCGTGCTGCCCCTGGGCACGCGCCTGGACCAGACTGTCACCCAAGCCCTGTTCAAGGAAGGCCCGCTTGAAGTGATGCGGCTGGTGCTGAAGGCGGGCAAGCATGTGCCGCCCCATGCGGTGGACGGCCCGATGACGGTGCAGTGCCTGGAAGGCGAAGTCCGCCTGCGCGTGGACGGCGCCGAACGCGGACTGCGCCAGGGCGACCTGCTCTACGTCGGCCCGTGCGTGCGCTATGACCTGACCGCCGACACCGATGCATCGGTGCTGGTGACGATGGTGCTGCCGGCCGGCCGCTGA
- a CDS encoding DUF1656 domain-containing protein, whose product MLSEIDLYGVFVPGVLVLMVLAFAVATAIRMALASLGCYRHIWHRSLFNLSLYVIVLGAVAAVFAAVPGLPS is encoded by the coding sequence ATGCTCAGTGAAATCGATCTCTATGGCGTGTTCGTGCCAGGCGTGCTGGTGCTGATGGTGCTGGCCTTCGCCGTCGCCACCGCGATCCGCATGGCGCTGGCGTCGCTGGGCTGCTACCGGCATATCTGGCACCGCTCGCTGTTCAACCTTTCCCTCTATGTGATCGTCCTGGGCGCCGTGGCGGCAGTCTTCGCCGCGGTGCCGGGACTGCCGTCATGA
- a CDS encoding thioredoxin family protein, translating to MPMTQHYAATEPPRTEVDALNGGTVLEFGAPWCGYCQRAQPALAEAFAVHPALRHIKVEDGSGRPLGRSFRIKLWPTLVFLRDGQEVARLVRPTEADPIREAMRRIS from the coding sequence ATGCCCATGACCCAGCATTACGCGGCCACCGAGCCGCCCCGTACCGAAGTGGATGCGCTGAACGGCGGCACCGTGCTCGAATTCGGCGCTCCATGGTGCGGCTACTGCCAGCGCGCGCAACCGGCGCTCGCCGAAGCGTTCGCGGTGCATCCCGCGCTGCGCCATATCAAGGTCGAGGACGGCAGCGGACGCCCGCTCGGCCGCTCGTTCCGCATCAAGCTGTGGCCGACTCTGGTGTTCCTGCGCGACGGGCAGGAAGTGGCCAGGCTGGTAAGGCCGACCGAGGCGGATCCGATCCGGGAGGCCATGCGGCGCATCAGTTGA